From one Flavobacteriales bacterium genomic stretch:
- a CDS encoding ABC transporter permease: MAIAIGGIVVGMAVMILTVGITRGFQREVRAKVTGASAHLQIAAIGQTDPKETLRIPIEQSFYPWLDTVPGIAHIQVYATRPGIIETDNDIEGVVLKGIGADYDTRFLHGHLIEGELPAINDSTRPIDLLLAKHHADRLRIGTQDTITTYLVRGRDDIRPRKFRVCGIYQTGLEQIDHNLVFVDIGHLQRFAQWGLKAEISVGELESGRYVTLEGHAFGGDRLYEYAWPGTELKGPGPHRVQLYERHVPNFPHAPLGRAPRDTSFTLIVSDADRTIPDTATVRISPDRIMPHISSLGTDLEVNRIRVERSGSGGSYHKYCGGFEVVLDRFEDLQRFDDLVYTAYLPSNLRSLSVRDRFPEIFAWLELLDKNVVVIIVLMVIVAIINMTSALLIIILERTPMIGTLKALGASNGAIRRIFLANAAYILGAGIVLGDLLGIGLALVQQRFAFVKLPVETYYMDRVVVDLELLPIVALNVGTLVVCVLALIGPSMLVTRIAPAKAIRFA, from the coding sequence GTGGCCATCGCCATCGGCGGCATCGTGGTGGGCATGGCGGTCATGATCCTTACAGTGGGCATCACGCGCGGCTTCCAGCGCGAGGTGCGGGCGAAAGTAACGGGGGCCTCGGCGCACCTGCAGATCGCAGCCATCGGACAGACCGATCCGAAGGAGACCCTGCGCATTCCCATTGAGCAATCGTTCTATCCATGGCTCGATACCGTTCCCGGGATCGCGCATATCCAAGTGTATGCCACCCGGCCCGGCATCATCGAGACGGATAACGACATCGAGGGCGTTGTCCTCAAGGGCATCGGGGCCGATTACGACACGCGGTTCCTGCATGGCCACTTGATCGAAGGCGAGCTGCCCGCGATCAACGACAGCACACGCCCCATCGACCTGCTGCTCGCGAAGCACCACGCCGACCGCCTTCGCATCGGCACCCAGGACACCATCACCACCTACCTGGTGCGCGGCCGCGACGATATCCGCCCCCGGAAATTCCGGGTCTGCGGCATCTATCAGACCGGCCTGGAGCAGATCGACCACAATCTCGTCTTCGTGGACATCGGCCACTTGCAGCGCTTCGCACAATGGGGCCTGAAGGCGGAGATCAGCGTGGGCGAATTGGAATCGGGCCGGTATGTGACGCTCGAGGGCCACGCCTTCGGAGGTGATCGGCTCTACGAATACGCGTGGCCGGGCACGGAGCTGAAAGGACCAGGGCCGCATCGCGTGCAGCTCTACGAGCGCCATGTGCCCAACTTCCCGCATGCGCCGCTGGGCAGAGCCCCGCGCGACACGAGCTTCACGCTCATCGTAAGTGATGCCGACCGCACCATCCCAGATACGGCCACGGTACGCATCTCCCCTGACCGGATCATGCCGCATATCAGCAGCCTGGGCACCGATCTGGAGGTGAACAGAATCCGTGTCGAGCGCAGCGGAAGCGGTGGCAGCTACCACAAGTATTGCGGTGGGTTCGAGGTGGTGCTCGACCGCTTCGAGGACCTGCAGCGGTTCGATGACCTGGTATATACCGCTTACCTGCCCAGCAATCTTCGATCGCTCAGCGTGCGTGACCGCTTCCCGGAGATCTTCGCCTGGCTGGAGCTGCTCGACAAGAATGTGGTGGTGATCATCGTGCTCATGGTGATCGTGGCCATCATCAACATGACCAGCGCACTGCTGATCATCATCCTCGAACGCACGCCCATGATCGGCACCTTGAAGGCCCTGGGCGCTTCGAACGGTGCCATCCGCAGGATCTTCCTGGCCAATGCAGCCTATATCCTCGGAGCAGGTATCGTGCTCGGCGACCTGCTGGGTATCGGCCTCGCCTTGGTGCAGCAACGATTCGCGTTCGTGAAGCTGCCCGTTGAGACGTATTACATGGACCGCGTGGTGGTTGACCTCGAATTGCTCCCCATCGTTGCGCTCAACGTGGGCACGTTGGTCGTGTGCGTCCTTGCCCTCATCGGGCCCAGCATGCTGGTCACGCGGATCGCGCCGGCCAAGGCGATCCGGTTCGCTTGA
- a CDS encoding DUF1343 domain-containing protein gives MPTVRIMTAMPTTMPPMAMATIGREKLLAPDELPRTMRRAMKCAKDKMMAVRPKIDLGPTLALVLLFLCAGASAQARKLVAKGDPVIRTGAERTDAYLPLLTGQRVAVVTNHTGRIGNAHLVDSLLARKVGITKVFAPEHGFRGDADAGEHVKDQRDPRTGLPIVSLYGKDKKPNAQQLADVDVLIFDIQDVGARYYTYISTLHFVMEAALAHQKKVIVLDRPNPNGFYVDGPVLDTAYRSFVGMHPVPIVHGMTIGEYARMINGEGWLPTGMRCDLTVIPCEGYEHGQFPRLDLHPSPNLPTMASVYLYPSLCLFEGTIVSVGRGTEKPFQWIGYPGNPLGSHQFTPRPMPGAKEPPHNGRTCTGLDLEAYGGFQSRMERRINLQWLIGFYAEAPEKASFFTPFFDKLAGSKDLRERIQRGESEEVIRASWQQDLERFMKIRSKYLLYQDIQP, from the coding sequence ATGCCCACTGTAAGGATCATGACCGCCATGCCCACCACGATGCCGCCGATGGCGATGGCCACAATCGGCCGTGAGAAGCTCTTAGCGCCGGATGAGCTGCCGCGCACGATGCGCCGGGCGATGAAATGCGCGAAGGACAAGATGATGGCGGTGCGGCCGAAGATAGACCTGGGACCCACGCTCGCCCTTGTGCTGCTGTTCCTGTGTGCTGGCGCAAGTGCTCAGGCGAGGAAGCTTGTCGCGAAAGGTGATCCAGTGATCAGGACCGGTGCGGAGCGAACCGATGCTTACTTGCCGTTGCTCACCGGCCAGCGCGTGGCCGTTGTCACCAACCACACCGGTCGCATCGGGAACGCTCATCTGGTTGATTCCTTGCTGGCGCGGAAGGTGGGCATCACGAAGGTGTTCGCGCCAGAGCATGGTTTCCGCGGTGATGCCGATGCGGGTGAGCACGTGAAGGACCAACGGGATCCGCGGACCGGCCTGCCCATCGTCTCGCTCTACGGCAAGGACAAGAAGCCCAATGCGCAGCAGCTCGCCGATGTGGATGTGCTGATCTTCGATATCCAGGACGTGGGCGCGCGCTACTATACCTACATCAGCACGTTGCACTTCGTGATGGAGGCGGCCTTGGCGCACCAGAAGAAAGTGATCGTGCTCGACCGGCCGAATCCGAACGGTTTCTATGTCGATGGACCCGTTCTCGATACCGCTTACCGATCGTTCGTGGGCATGCACCCGGTGCCGATCGTGCATGGCATGACCATCGGCGAGTACGCGCGCATGATCAACGGCGAAGGCTGGTTGCCCACCGGCATGCGCTGCGACCTGACCGTGATCCCGTGCGAAGGCTACGAGCACGGCCAGTTCCCCAGGCTTGACTTGCACCCATCTCCGAACCTGCCGACCATGGCTTCCGTGTACCTGTATCCGTCACTCTGCTTATTCGAAGGCACTATTGTCAGCGTGGGGCGCGGCACGGAGAAGCCGTTCCAGTGGATCGGATATCCGGGCAATCCTTTAGGAAGCCATCAGTTCACGCCGCGCCCGATGCCCGGGGCGAAGGAACCGCCGCATAATGGCCGTACATGCACGGGACTCGACCTCGAGGCCTACGGTGGCTTCCAGAGCCGCATGGAGCGCCGTATCAACCTGCAATGGCTGATCGGGTTCTACGCCGAAGCACCCGAGAAGGCCAGCTTCTTCACGCCTTTCTTCGACAAGCTCGCCGGGAGCAAGGATCTGCGCGAGCGAATCCAACGGGGTGAGAGTGAAGAGGTGATTCGGGCGTCATGGCAGCAGGACCTGGAACGCTTCATGAAGATCCGGTCTAAGTATCTGCTTTACCAGGATATCCAGCCTTGA
- a CDS encoding T9SS type A sorting domain-containing protein gives MRLFNPTPHLLRAAWALAAVAFLGAFASGQHSYTTIGSPYTQDFSALGTANISVAGGDLNLHSSSVNGWYFLESSGNTQMDAGTGSSGTGNSYHFGLSGNTERAIGGLQSGSNNPTIGFYLVNNTGSTITNAAIAYTGETWRIGTASRFDRIDFQFSTDATSLTTGTWTDVDALDYANVAAGATASGSMLHSAAIGHTITGLSIANGATLFIRWTDFNASGADDGMGVDDFSFIGTAAASITTDLTGFTGAFGNVNVGSSSAAQTFLVSGSNLTANLEVLAPAGFEVSLDGSDWSNNPVSIVPSSGTVSPTTIHVRFSPAAAIAYTDDVTCSSTGATSQLVPVNGTGIAVSVPTQLVITSINGGGNVIENTAFSITVQAQDAVNNPQNVTADTDVLITLDQGFGSLGGTVTGTILMGTNTVVISGLLYDIADFGVVLNAEVTAGDALTDGQSAPFDVLGVAQDLSFSNMPPSGLTGVAVAEFQVDALRGDATVATEFTGAVTISVLIGPGNISGILTQNATNGTASFPGISFDTPGTYVLTATATGLNDGNSPAIVITDVPTLTEIILPQYAVNGSTSGTRLPYLCRLQLDNLVPNTIYRYIVGASTNASLGLATSAGNMYAINNTAGAFGHITGQTSSKSVNAPVLDGDEFTTNTRSAELTTDGTGSYTGWFSMVPTGNAVFDDGNDVYFYVQLNNGFGGLAITNSVRTTNTIRMIIPTGTARAARGESSATAENMVFLYDNEAGSGRPIWGTWAEDDGIDQTYTTWYDAGVDAQAGRWGAYLPSTLPDGIRRIEQRDVATGALLNCPGLSSTGTWSGAGNTVNPTSGTTPIVFTTGDANFDAPTTWYADTEGDGLGDPNDSQVSCDQPYGYVADNTDLCPADMGTVGSACDDGDNSTINDVILGDCTCAGQTIDCEGTPNGPALPGTPCDDNDTGTGNDTWDNQCICVGEVIDCLGVTGGTDLPGTPCDDTDPSTGNDTWSAGCACIGLPLDCENVPGGSALPGTPCDDGLGNTANDTYQPDCSCVGTPVQFTSGNIVVLQAGNGTGSLTNTGNPVVLREFTGAGTNTINIEVPSGATDPLVVSGTATTEGILSRSADKAKLVFAGYAQTLPGAGNLTSSTSASVNRAIGSMDNAANYVRESTSTSFFSGGSIRGAASQGTDFWSAGANTGIAYFAPGTPAIVSTTLTNNRAMEVHNGQLYFSTGSGASRGVWAVGSGLPTSTGQTSAVVINAGGSASPYEFAFNPATTICYIADDRAFASGGGVQRWDFISGNWVLSYTLAVDGTTGARGLEVDFSGTDPVIYATTTEGTNRLVRIVDTGAGSTGSTIASAPANTAFRGVALAPEVPCVADADNDGVCDNDDNCPDDPNPLQEDMDGDGIGDACDDCPLAVDGIPNFDENTCACELGYFAEPADLPLIFTCTICPPGSYCPDGINAIPCPAGYANGSSGQSACSACPPGSFSASSGQELCDLCPVNTFNPFDAQTECLACPNGETSGLGAIECTPIATCTTDLDFVYQADGVDDLDWAIYEQGTNTLMQSGGGALIGNGSEATCLPDGCFYLVVTDGGGDGITGGGYLLKINSSVRLIDNLYGAFGEGGFTSGGTSQIAANEGFCLPVGTDRLIYTSCDKRDWKISPCGGEYVVANDNAAVTAQYNVNNANSGYQMWWYAPNGGYSFKRFQSHNTSNGLPASATRAAHFLLNGWAGNQLVEGGFYNVKVRGRINGTYNNWGPACRLVVNSTEAQCPRTKLMDQPGNQYLSCGQTRGIGTNIRVHAKPVRRMNGNCNWVNANRYQFRFRIPAEFVTIVKTSATGQYRVNTNGLACNKTYEVDVRASFDNGATWCHSSDPYGDVCQLTTTCAFGMAEEGGSTTASEARVAMYPNPNRGDQLFVSLSSVEEGVESINVDIYDAFGKRVAQRTLGVQDGYVNTAIALNGELANGMYLVSITAGTSTFNERLVIQK, from the coding sequence ATGAGACTCTTCAACCCTACACCCCATCTGCTTCGCGCTGCATGGGCCCTTGCGGCCGTTGCCTTCCTTGGTGCTTTCGCATCCGGGCAGCACAGCTATACCACGATCGGCTCACCCTACACGCAGGATTTCAGTGCGTTGGGCACTGCCAATATCTCCGTGGCTGGAGGAGACCTCAACCTGCACAGCAGTTCTGTGAACGGCTGGTACTTCCTTGAATCGAGCGGCAACACCCAGATGGACGCCGGCACCGGTAGCTCGGGCACTGGCAATTCGTACCATTTCGGCCTGAGCGGCAATACGGAACGTGCAATCGGCGGCCTTCAGAGCGGAAGCAACAACCCGACAATCGGATTCTACTTGGTGAACAACACTGGCTCCACCATCACCAATGCGGCCATCGCTTACACCGGGGAGACCTGGAGGATCGGCACGGCCAGCCGATTCGACCGGATCGACTTCCAATTCAGCACCGATGCCACAAGCCTGACCACCGGAACCTGGACTGATGTGGATGCCTTGGATTATGCGAATGTGGCGGCTGGGGCAACCGCCAGCGGAAGCATGCTGCATAGCGCCGCCATCGGCCACACCATCACGGGCCTGAGCATCGCCAATGGCGCCACCTTGTTCATCCGCTGGACCGACTTCAATGCCAGCGGCGCCGACGATGGCATGGGCGTGGACGACTTCAGCTTCATCGGAACCGCAGCAGCATCGATCACCACCGACCTCACCGGATTCACGGGCGCCTTCGGCAACGTGAACGTGGGCAGCAGCAGCGCCGCGCAGACCTTCCTCGTCAGTGGCAGCAACCTCACGGCGAACCTCGAGGTGCTGGCCCCTGCGGGATTCGAGGTCTCTCTCGATGGCAGCGACTGGAGCAACAACCCGGTGTCCATCGTGCCTTCCAGCGGAACGGTGAGCCCCACCACCATCCATGTCCGCTTCAGCCCAGCGGCAGCTATCGCCTACACCGACGACGTGACTTGCTCGAGCACGGGCGCCACGAGCCAATTGGTGCCCGTGAACGGAACCGGAATCGCGGTATCGGTGCCCACGCAGCTGGTCATCACCAGCATCAATGGCGGCGGTAACGTGATCGAGAACACCGCCTTCTCCATCACGGTTCAAGCACAGGACGCTGTGAACAACCCGCAGAACGTGACGGCCGATACCGACGTGCTGATCACCCTCGACCAAGGCTTCGGATCGCTTGGCGGCACCGTGACCGGCACGATCCTCATGGGTACGAACACCGTGGTGATCAGCGGGCTGCTGTACGACATCGCCGATTTCGGTGTGGTGCTGAATGCCGAAGTGACGGCGGGCGATGCGCTCACCGACGGACAGAGCGCTCCGTTCGATGTGCTTGGCGTGGCGCAGGACCTCAGCTTCAGCAACATGCCGCCCAGCGGACTCACCGGAGTGGCGGTGGCGGAGTTCCAAGTGGATGCATTGCGCGGCGATGCCACTGTGGCGACGGAGTTCACTGGCGCGGTGACGATCAGCGTACTGATCGGGCCCGGCAACATTTCGGGCATCCTCACACAGAACGCTACGAACGGGACCGCCAGCTTCCCCGGCATCAGCTTCGATACGCCCGGCACCTATGTGCTCACCGCAACAGCAACCGGCTTGAACGACGGCAACAGCCCGGCGATCGTGATCACCGATGTGCCGACGCTCACGGAGATCATCCTCCCTCAGTATGCCGTGAACGGCAGCACCTCGGGCACACGCCTCCCCTACCTCTGCCGGCTACAGCTCGACAACCTGGTTCCGAACACGATTTATCGCTACATCGTGGGTGCAAGCACGAACGCCAGCCTCGGCTTGGCCACTTCAGCAGGCAACATGTACGCGATCAACAATACGGCCGGCGCCTTCGGGCATATCACCGGCCAGACCTCAAGCAAGAGCGTGAACGCCCCTGTGCTCGATGGGGATGAGTTCACGACGAACACGCGCAGCGCCGAACTCACCACCGATGGTACCGGCAGCTACACGGGCTGGTTCAGCATGGTGCCCACTGGCAACGCGGTGTTCGATGATGGCAACGACGTGTACTTCTACGTGCAGCTGAACAATGGCTTCGGCGGGCTTGCGATCACCAATTCGGTGCGCACCACGAACACCATCCGCATGATCATACCAACAGGCACGGCTCGCGCGGCGCGAGGCGAATCGAGCGCAACCGCGGAGAACATGGTCTTCCTTTACGACAACGAAGCCGGGTCCGGCCGTCCGATCTGGGGCACTTGGGCAGAGGATGATGGGATTGACCAGACCTATACCACGTGGTATGATGCAGGCGTTGACGCGCAAGCCGGCCGATGGGGAGCTTACCTGCCCTCCACCCTGCCGGATGGCATCCGGCGGATCGAGCAGCGCGATGTGGCCACCGGGGCCCTCTTGAACTGCCCCGGCCTCAGCAGCACAGGCACGTGGTCCGGCGCAGGAAACACGGTGAACCCGACCAGCGGCACCACGCCCATCGTGTTCACCACTGGCGATGCCAACTTCGATGCGCCCACCACCTGGTATGCGGACACCGAGGGCGACGGATTGGGTGACCCCAACGATAGTCAGGTTTCATGCGATCAACCTTACGGTTATGTGGCGGACAACACCGACTTGTGCCCCGCAGACATGGGCACGGTCGGCTCCGCTTGCGATGATGGGGACAACAGCACGATCAACGATGTGATTCTGGGTGATTGCACATGCGCAGGACAGACCATCGATTGCGAGGGAACACCGAACGGCCCTGCCTTGCCCGGCACCCCTTGCGACGACAATGACACGGGCACTGGCAACGACACCTGGGACAACCAATGCATCTGCGTTGGCGAGGTGATCGACTGCCTGGGTGTCACCGGAGGAACTGACTTGCCCGGTACACCGTGCGATGACACGGACCCCAGTACCGGCAACGACACCTGGAGCGCGGGCTGCGCATGCATAGGCCTTCCGCTGGACTGCGAGAATGTGCCGGGCGGCAGCGCCTTGCCCGGAACCCCATGCGATGATGGCTTGGGCAACACCGCCAACGACACGTATCAACCCGATTGCAGCTGTGTTGGCACACCGGTGCAGTTCACCTCCGGCAACATCGTGGTGCTGCAAGCGGGAAATGGCACAGGCTCACTTACCAATACGGGCAACCCGGTGGTACTGCGCGAGTTCACCGGAGCGGGCACCAACACCATCAACATCGAAGTGCCGTCCGGCGCCACGGACCCGCTCGTTGTGAGCGGGACGGCCACCACCGAGGGCATACTATCGCGCTCAGCCGACAAGGCCAAGCTCGTCTTCGCGGGTTATGCGCAGACGCTTCCGGGCGCCGGCAACCTCACCTCGAGCACATCGGCCAGCGTGAACCGGGCCATCGGTTCCATGGACAATGCGGCGAACTACGTGCGCGAGTCCACCAGCACGAGCTTCTTCAGCGGTGGCAGCATCCGCGGTGCCGCCAGTCAGGGCACCGATTTCTGGAGCGCGGGCGCGAACACCGGCATCGCCTACTTCGCACCGGGCACGCCAGCCATCGTGAGCACCACGCTCACCAACAACCGCGCGATGGAAGTGCACAATGGGCAGCTCTATTTCTCGACCGGCTCGGGCGCAAGCCGGGGGGTGTGGGCCGTTGGAAGCGGGTTACCCACTTCTACTGGTCAGACCAGTGCCGTTGTGATCAACGCTGGAGGAAGCGCGAGCCCCTACGAGTTCGCCTTCAACCCGGCTACTACCATCTGCTACATCGCCGATGACCGTGCGTTCGCTTCCGGCGGCGGAGTGCAGCGCTGGGACTTCATCTCGGGCAACTGGGTGCTGAGCTACACGCTTGCAGTTGATGGCACCACCGGTGCGCGCGGCTTGGAAGTTGACTTCAGCGGCACAGACCCAGTGATCTACGCCACCACGACGGAAGGGACCAACCGCCTCGTGCGCATCGTGGATACCGGCGCAGGCAGCACTGGATCGACCATCGCATCGGCGCCCGCAAATACCGCCTTCCGTGGCGTTGCGCTAGCACCTGAGGTGCCCTGCGTTGCCGATGCCGACAATGATGGTGTTTGCGATAACGACGACAATTGCCCGGACGACCCCAACCCGCTTCAGGAGGATATGGACGGGGACGGCATTGGCGACGCCTGCGACGATTGTCCGCTCGCAGTGGATGGCATCCCCAACTTCGACGAGAACACCTGCGCCTGCGAGCTGGGCTACTTCGCTGAACCCGCGGACCTCCCACTCATTTTCACCTGCACCATCTGCCCGCCGGGCAGCTACTGTCCGGATGGGATCAATGCCATCCCTTGCCCGGCCGGATATGCCAACGGCAGCAGTGGTCAATCCGCGTGCAGCGCCTGCCCGCCGGGCAGCTTCAGCGCCAGCAGCGGCCAAGAGCTCTGCGACCTGTGCCCGGTGAACACTTTCAATCCGTTCGACGCGCAGACCGAATGCTTGGCCTGCCCCAACGGTGAGACCAGCGGGCTAGGCGCCATTGAATGCACACCGATCGCAACCTGCACCACCGACCTCGACTTCGTGTACCAGGCCGATGGTGTGGATGACCTCGATTGGGCCATCTATGAGCAAGGCACCAACACGTTGATGCAGAGCGGCGGCGGCGCCCTGATCGGCAACGGCTCCGAGGCCACCTGCCTGCCCGACGGCTGCTTCTACCTGGTGGTCACCGACGGCGGCGGCGACGGCATCACCGGCGGCGGCTACCTGCTGAAGATCAACAGCAGCGTGCGCCTGATCGATAACCTCTACGGCGCCTTCGGCGAAGGCGGCTTCACCAGCGGCGGCACCAGCCAGATCGCGGCCAACGAGGGCTTCTGCCTGCCCGTGGGCACCGACCGCCTGATCTACACCAGCTGCGACAAGCGCGACTGGAAGATCAGCCCCTGCGGCGGTGAATACGTAGTGGCCAACGACAACGCGGCCGTGACCGCGCAGTACAACGTGAACAACGCCAACAGCGGCTACCAGATGTGGTGGTACGCGCCCAACGGCGGCTACAGCTTCAAGCGCTTCCAGAGCCACAACACGAGCAACGGACTGCCTGCCAGCGCCACCCGCGCGGCGCACTTCCTGCTCAACGGCTGGGCCGGCAACCAGCTGGTGGAGGGCGGCTTCTACAACGTGAAGGTGCGCGGCCGCATCAATGGCACCTACAACAACTGGGGCCCTGCCTGCCGCCTGGTGGTGAACAGCACCGAGGCCCAGTGCCCCCGCACCAAGCTCATGGACCAGCCGGGCAACCAGTACCTGAGCTGCGGACAGACCCGCGGCATCGGCACCAACATCCGCGTGCATGCCAAGCCCGTGCGCCGCATGAACGGCAACTGCAACTGGGTGAACGCGAACCGCTACCAGTTCCGCTTCCGCATCCCGGCCGAGTTCGTGACGATCGTGAAGACCAGCGCCACGGGCCAGTACCGGGTGAACACCAACGGCCTGGCCTGCAACAAGACCTACGAGGTGGATGTGCGCGCGAGCTTCGACAATGGCGCTACCTGGTGCCACAGCAGTGATCCCTACGGCGATGTGTGCCAGCTGACCACCACGTGCGCCTTCGGCATGGCTGAAGAGGGCGGCAGCACCACGGCGAGCGAGGCCCGCGTGGCGATGTACCCGAACCCGAACCGCGGCGACCAGCTCTTCGTGAGCCTGAGCAGCGTGGAGGAGGGTGTGGAGAGCATCAACGTGGACATCTACGATGCCTTCGGCAAGCGCGTGGCCCAGCGCACCCTCGGGGTGCAGGACGGCTATGTGAACACCGCCATCGCCCTGAACGGGGAACTGGCCAACGGCATGTACCTGGTGAGCATCACCGCCGGAACCAGCACCTTCAACGAGCGTCTGGTGATCCAGAAGTAG